One region of Skermanella mucosa genomic DNA includes:
- a CDS encoding LutB/LldF family L-lactate oxidation iron-sulfur protein, with product MASAAEPHTFPQLAKRAVADTQLRRNIGNATQTIRTKRAGVVAEVPDWEELREAGRSLKEHTLRNLDRYLVQLEEAVTKAGGQVHWARDGAEAKRIVTEIAKRHSAKEVIKVKSITTEEIKLNEALEAAGIRPFETDLAELIIQLGDDVSSHILVPAIHRNRAEIRELFMRKLGLAELSDRPSDLTAAARTYLREKFLTVPMAVSGANFGICDTGTICVVESEGNGRMCLTLPKVLVSVMGIEKLVPTWEDMEVFLQLLPRSSTGERMNPYNSLWTGVTPGDGPQEFHLVLLDNRRTDVLADRTGRQTLNCIRCSACLNVCPVYARTGGHAYHSEYQGPIGAILTPQLHGMDEAASLPFASTLCGACYEVCPVKINIPEVLVHLRTRAVARSGFNMEKLAMGAAIRMFDNPGLLETAQKIARVAQRPFVSDGYITGGVGPLRQWTRARDLPAIPAQSFRDWWRTRR from the coding sequence ATGGCGAGCGCCGCTGAGCCGCACACCTTCCCGCAGCTGGCGAAGCGCGCGGTCGCCGACACCCAGCTCCGGCGCAACATCGGCAACGCCACCCAGACCATCCGAACCAAACGCGCCGGCGTCGTCGCCGAGGTGCCGGACTGGGAAGAGCTGCGCGAGGCCGGCCGCTCCCTGAAGGAGCACACGCTGCGCAACCTGGACCGCTACCTGGTCCAGTTGGAGGAGGCGGTGACCAAGGCCGGCGGGCAGGTCCACTGGGCGCGCGACGGCGCCGAGGCCAAGCGCATCGTCACCGAGATCGCCAAACGCCACTCCGCCAAGGAGGTGATCAAGGTCAAGTCGATCACGACCGAGGAGATCAAGCTGAACGAGGCGCTGGAGGCCGCCGGTATCCGACCATTCGAGACCGACCTGGCCGAATTGATCATCCAGCTCGGCGACGACGTCTCCTCCCACATCCTGGTGCCCGCGATCCACCGCAACCGCGCCGAGATCCGCGAACTGTTCATGAGAAAGCTGGGGTTGGCCGAGCTGTCGGATCGCCCGTCCGACCTGACCGCCGCGGCGCGGACATATCTGCGCGAGAAGTTCCTGACCGTGCCCATGGCGGTCAGCGGGGCCAATTTCGGCATCTGCGACACGGGCACCATCTGCGTCGTGGAGTCGGAGGGGAACGGCCGCATGTGCCTGACGCTGCCCAAGGTCCTGGTCAGCGTGATGGGGATCGAGAAGCTGGTCCCGACCTGGGAGGACATGGAAGTGTTCCTCCAGCTCCTGCCGCGGTCCTCCACCGGCGAGCGGATGAACCCCTACAACTCGCTTTGGACCGGCGTCACGCCGGGAGACGGCCCGCAGGAATTCCATCTGGTGCTGCTCGACAACCGCCGCACCGACGTGCTGGCCGACAGGACAGGGCGGCAGACGCTCAATTGCATCCGGTGCAGCGCCTGCCTGAACGTCTGCCCCGTCTATGCCCGGACGGGCGGCCATGCCTATCATTCCGAATACCAGGGGCCGATCGGCGCGATCCTCACCCCGCAGCTCCACGGGATGGACGAGGCGGCCTCGCTCCCCTTCGCCTCGACTCTGTGCGGCGCCTGCTACGAGGTCTGCCCGGTCAAGATCAACATCCCCGAAGTGCTGGTGCATCTGCGCACCAGGGCGGTCGCCCGAAGCGGATTCAACATGGAGAAGCTGGCCATGGGAGCCGCGATCCGGATGTTCGACAATCCCGGCCTGCTGGAGACGGCGCAGAAGATCGCCCGCGTGGCGCAGCGGCCGTTCGTCAGCGACGGCTACATCACGGGCGGGGTGGGTCCGCTGCGCCAGTGGACCAGGGCCCGCGACCTGCCCGCCATCCCTGCCCAGAGTTTCCGCGACTGGTGGAGGACACGCCGGTGA
- a CDS encoding LutC/YkgG family protein codes for MSGAREEILGRIRGALAGDPAGEVAVARGYRKTSDLSGAALADRFAERAEAYKATVRRVDAAGATEAIRRLQGRFVVPADLADSWLPAEFVRDDGNLAHRELDAVAGVITGCAIAIAETGTIVLDAGAEQGRRAITLLPDFHVCIVPVERIVGSVPEAIRALRGSLPRPLTFMSGPSATSDIELNRVEGVHGPRRLEILIVGAA; via the coding sequence GTGAGCGGCGCGCGCGAGGAGATCCTGGGCCGCATCCGGGGAGCCCTGGCCGGTGATCCCGCCGGGGAGGTCGCGGTGGCCCGCGGCTACCGGAAGACTTCCGACCTGTCGGGTGCCGCCCTGGCCGACCGCTTCGCCGAGCGGGCCGAGGCCTACAAGGCGACCGTGCGGCGGGTCGATGCCGCCGGCGCCACGGAGGCGATCCGGCGGCTCCAGGGGCGTTTCGTCGTGCCCGCGGACTTGGCGGACTCCTGGCTTCCGGCCGAGTTCGTGCGGGACGACGGGAATCTCGCTCACCGCGAGCTGGACGCCGTAGCCGGCGTGATCACCGGCTGCGCCATCGCCATCGCCGAGACCGGGACCATCGTCCTGGATGCCGGGGCGGAACAGGGGCGCCGGGCGATCACCCTGCTGCCCGACTTCCATGTCTGCATCGTCCCGGTCGAGCGGATCGTCGGGTCGGTACCCGAGGCCATCCGGGCGCTGCGCGGCTCCCTGCCCCGCCCCCTGACCTTCATGTCGGGACCGTCGGCCACCTCCGACATCGAGCTGAACCGGGTCGAGGGCGTCCACGGTCCGCGGCGGCTGGAGATCCTGATCGTCGGGGCGGCCTAG